A window from Desulfuromonadaceae bacterium encodes these proteins:
- a CDS encoding DUF2846 domain-containing protein has translation MKGFSVSFFLLATLTIGLLGGCASHTPFAPASIEQDKALVYVFRPNSPFARGEMISINVNGIKQDLLVNNAYLPIQVTPGSTEIKAAFNKKLLGKGDSLTLTTVSGKTYYVKVQPAMAWTMTLTELDAKQGPVEISSKVLYQQ, from the coding sequence ATGAAAGGATTCAGCGTATCTTTTTTTCTATTGGCAACACTGACAATTGGCCTGCTCGGAGGGTGCGCCAGCCATACCCCCTTTGCTCCGGCAAGCATCGAACAAGACAAAGCACTAGTTTATGTCTTTCGCCCCAACAGTCCTTTTGCCAGAGGCGAAATGATTAGCATTAACGTCAACGGCATCAAACAGGACTTGCTGGTTAACAATGCCTACTTACCGATTCAGGTAACTCCTGGCTCAACGGAAATTAAGGCCGCATTCAATAAGAAATTGCTCGGCAAGGGAGACAGTCTGACGCTGACAACTGTTAGTGGAAAAACTTACTATGTGAAAGTGCAACCAGCTATGGCCTGGACAATGACGTTAACTGAACTAGACGCTAAACAAGGCCCGGTGGAAATCAGTTCGAAGGTACTATACCAACAATAA